Proteins encoded in a region of the Cydia pomonella isolate Wapato2018A chromosome 3, ilCydPomo1, whole genome shotgun sequence genome:
- the LOC133516350 gene encoding LOW QUALITY PROTEIN: uncharacterized protein LOC133516350 (The sequence of the model RefSeq protein was modified relative to this genomic sequence to represent the inferred CDS: inserted 2 bases in 1 codon), with protein sequence MSPGERAALGRREPARPQYATTAPGFPPPYYPPYGVPHPNAWLGAPLISMAGRAPPARQTPVSKLAMHAQGAPLIIQNRQDRRKFMTVPEQRIHRPLAHTDHVARERCEGNEGNKLRNQQQXNPRSTRSGRNNNTDAVSVASDESSGSTNSETMLPRIIKPRKRRKKDRKPNNILPHDLSPTALELGEIDHCTVSGISSTPRNIYDESYCRDLSMSYRADVKVLEYPEPVPETYRVSVLGEALEASRFGLAEAASPAESAVTSCQCRYCDPVGQIWDADSIADLLNENSSGDFAPTKLEDSMKVVGSLGRRGPDTTLRRSWSDPSSRIPEQRAVNNSDTSSAPNLYSLFPPTNRACSPEPRSPLALEITSEIVTSMNGHRDLEIKLFSTSPPAKNLDQRSFFADKCESAVNKCTISDHGPKVKSAVICEKEELSVDVSGKSEGATESACSPLGPAPDERNICDLP encoded by the exons ATGAGTCCGGGCGAGCGCGCCGCCTTAGGGCGCCGCGAACCCGCTCGCCCACAATATGCAACTACCGCACCCGGATTCCCGCCGCCCTACTATCCGCCCTACGGTGTACCGCATCCAAACGCGTGGCTGGGCGCTCCTCTCATTTCTATGGCAGGACGTGCTCCGCCCGCCCGACAAACACCGGTTTCCAAGTTGGCTATGCACGCTCAAGGCGCTCCGCTGATTATACAAAACCGCCAGGATCGCCGAAAATTCATGACCGTGCCTGAGCAACGGATCCATAGACCCCTTGCACACACTGATCATGTCGCCAGGGAAAGGTGCGAGGGAAACGAAGGAAATAAACTTCGTAACCAACAGCA CAACCCTCGCTCCACACGAAGCGGACGAAACAACAACACGGATGCGGTCAGTGTCGCTAGCGACGAAAGTTCCGGTTCCACTAACTCTGAAACAATGTTGCCAAGGATAATAAAACCAAGGAAACGCCGTAAAAAAGACCGGAAACCCAACAACATTTTGCCACATGATTTGTCCCCTACTGCTTTGGAACTTGGTGAAATCGATCATTGCACGGTTTCTGGAATTTCATCGACTCCGCGAAATATTTATGATGAATCTTACTGCCGTGACTTATCGATGTCGTACAGAGCGGATGTAAAAGTTTTGGAATACCCAGAACCGGTGCCGGAGACTTATCGTGTGTCAGTGCTCGGAGAAGCGTTAGAAGCTAGCCGCTTTGGTCTGGCGGAGGCCGCTTCGCCTGCGGAGTCTGCCGTTACGTCGTGTCAATGTCGGTACTGCGATCCTGTGGGACAAATATGGGACGCGGATTCAATTGCAGATCTGCTGAATGAAAACTCCAGTGGCGATTTTGCTCCTACGAAATTAGAAGATTCTATGAAGGTGGTAGGCTCTCTTGGTAGGCGAGGCCCTGACACAACTCTAAGACGCAGCTGGAGCGACCCGTCTTCACGAATTCCCGAACAACGAGCAGTAAATAACAGTGACACATCTTCAGCTCCAAATCTCTACTCGCTTTTTCCCCCCACAAATAGGGCTTGCTCTCCTGAGCCACGCTCTCCGCTAGCTTTGGAAATTACTTCAGAGATTGTGACTTCAATGAACGGTCATCGCGATCTAGAGATCAAACTGTTTTCGACCTCGCCACCGGCCAAAAACCTTGATCAGCGTTCGTTTTTCGCTGATAAATGTGAAAGTGCCGTTAACAAATGTACGATATCGGACCACGGTCCAAAAGTAAAAAGTGCGGTGATATGTGAAAAGGAGGAATTAAGTGTGGACGTTAGTGGAAAAAGTGAAGGTGCAACTGAATCGGCGTGTTCTCCCCTTGGACCTGCACCGGATGAGCGCAATATTTGTGATTTGCCTTAG